A genomic window from Pocillopora verrucosa isolate sample1 chromosome 7, ASM3666991v2, whole genome shotgun sequence includes:
- the LOC131781777 gene encoding uncharacterized protein: MNDQTRNTPVSVGVYSNAKQIAKERTDNGQVTCTDMKGSLSRFPSNNSVSTVSEARSKAHTKSLTLMVSNFSVVLVGQSSIEQGKNDHCCGQEKLSKEAQAHCRKEDSGGIVSSSVEKPMPLIKKQGYLKGPRCERILEKLEILQDNGHFIKHEHLVLSLLQLCANGNEPDMELALKIERGVAFSYQKESKKSKSMFTSVIQSNKERTCHVLNSNILMARAYFLLVADIRKRKPVKLPRLFEYLKRSEFLLQNYDSPEDWAELYQKYGRLWLDRMSLIPDDQRNAPARTTAKENARYYFEQAISYSQKDHRLRVRVKRQRYIRLNLATLLLDCVSTAVRTQAKAIPLSDIKEAEEHLNFIQHDLGDSVPAGTRIQLLKIRSDQFYRQGFLQLAKETAEQALHLASSNKFNTELDPLRRRITFLDDNVEKFKLVVSKELEQSSSETCCSE; this comes from the coding sequence ATGAATGACCAAACAAGAAATACGCCGGTAAGCGTTGGCGTTTATAGCAACGctaaacaaattgcaaaagagcGCACAGACAATGGACAGGTAACTTGCACCGACATGAAAGGCTCGTTATCTAGGTTTCCTTCCAATAATTCAGTCTCGACTGTCTCTGAGGCAAGATCTAAAGCTCACACCAAATCTTTGACGTTAATGGTCTCAAACTTCAGCGTAGTACTGGTCGGTCAGTCAAGTatagaacaaggaaaaaatgatcATTGCTGTGGCCAAGAAAAGCTTTCTAAAGAAGCACAAGCCCATTGCCGAAAGGAAGACTCAGGTGGAATTGTTTCCTCCAGTGTTGAAAAACCGATGCCCTTAATCAAGAAACAAGGGTATCTCAAAGGACCACGATGCGAGAGAATCCTGGAAAAACTTGAGATTTTGCAAGACAAtggacattttatcaaacacGAGCATTTAGTCCTATCGTTGCTTCAACTTTGTGCCAATGGAAATGAACCTGACATGGAGTTGGCCTTAAAAATAGAGCGAGGAGTAGCCTTTTCTTATCAGAAAGAGTCTAAAAAGAGCAAGAGTATGTTTACCTCAGTCATAcaatcaaacaaagaaagaacGTGTCATGTACTTAATTCGAATATTCTGATGGCAAGAGCCTACTTTTTACTTGTGGCTGACATACGGAAAAGAAAGCCTGTGAAGTTACCTCGGCTCTTTGAATACCTTAAACGCAGCGAGTTTTTGTTGCAAAACTACGACTCGCCGGAAGATTGGGCCGAACTCTACCAAAAATACGGTCGCCTTTGGCTAGATCGCATGAGCCTTATACCGGATGACCAGAGGAATGCGCCGGCACGAACGACCGCCAAAGAAAACGCGAGATACTATTTTGAGCAAGCTATCTCGTATAGCCAAAAAGATCATCGACTAAGGGTTCGGGTTAAAAGGCAAAGGTACATTCGTCTCAATCTTGCAACATTACTCCTAGATTGCGTTTCAACTGCCGTGCGAACCCAAGCGAAAGCTATTCCCCTAAGTGACATAAAAGAAGCTGAAGAACACCTCAATTTCATTCAGCATGACCTTGGTGACAGTGTCCCCGCAGGTACAAGGATACAGCTCTTGAAAATTCGATCGGATCAATTTTATCGCCAAGGATTTCTGCAACTTGCGAAGGAGACAGCTGAGCAGGCTCTTCATCTCGCGTCCTCCAATAAATTTAACACAGAATTGGACCCTCTACGAAGACGTATAACGTTTCTTGACGATAATGTTGAAAAATTTAAGCTAGTTGTTTCTAAAGAACTCGAGCAATCAAGTAGCGAAACCTGTTGTAGTGAATAA
- the LOC131781800 gene encoding uncharacterized protein, which produces MDDQTRNTPVSVGVYSNAKQIAKERTDHGQTTCTDMKDSLSRFPSDDSVSIVSEVRSKAHTKSLTLMVSSSSVVLVGQSSIEQGKNDHCCGQEKLSKEVQADCRKADSDGIVSYNVEKPMPLIKKQGYLKGPQCERILEKLEILQDNGHFNEHEQLVTSLLQRCANGKEPDLELALKIERGVAFTYQRESRKSKSMFTSVIQSDKNKTCHALNSNILMARAYFLLVADKRRRKGVKLPRLFEYLERSEFLLQNYDSPEDWAELYQKYGHLWMDRMSLIPDDQRNAQARTIVKEKAIYFLKKAISCSQEDPRLRVQAKRQRYTHLSLAALRLDCVSTATRTQAKPIPLTDIKEAEEHLNFVQHNLGDSIPTGTRVLLLKKRSDQFYRQGRLQLAKEKAEEALNLASSNKFNTEIDPLQGRITFLDDKIEKNKLVVSTELEHSSSETCCSE; this is translated from the coding sequence ATGGATGACCAAACAAGAAATACGCCTGTAAGCGTTGGCGTTTATAGCAACGctaaacaaattgcaaaagagcGCACAGACCATGGACAGACAACTTGCACCGACATGAAAGACTCGTTATCTAGGTTTCCTTCCGATGATTCAGTCTCGATTGTTTCTGAAGTAAGATCTAAAGCACACACCAAATCTTTGACGTTAATGGTCTCAAGCTCAAGCGTCGTACTGGTCGGTCAGTCAAGCatagaacaaggaaaaaatgatcATTGCTGTGGCCAAGAAAAGCTTTCTAAAGAAGTACAAGCCGATTGTCGAAAGGCAGACTCAGATGGAATTGTTTCATACAATGTTGAAAAACCGATGCCCTTAATCAAGAAACAAGGGTATCTCAAAGGACCACAATGCGAGAGAATCCTGGAAAAGCTTGAGATTTTGCAAGACAATGGACATTTTAACGAACACGAGCAATTAGTCACGTCGTTGCTTCAGCGTTGTGCCAATGGAAAGGAACCTGACTTGGAGTTGGCCTTAAAAATAGAGCGAGGAGTGGCCTTTACTTATCAGAGAGAGTCTCGAAAAAGCAAGAGTATGTTTACCTCAGTCATacaatcagacaaaaacaaaacgtgtCATGCACTTAATTCGAATATTCTGATGGCAAGAGCCTACTTTTTACTTGTGGCtgacaaaagaagaagaaagggtGTGAAGTTACCTAGGCTCTTTGAATACCTTGAGCGCAGCGAGTTTTTGTTGCAAAACTACGACTCGCCGGAAGATTGGGCCGAACTCTACCAAAAATACGGTCACCTTTGGATGGATCGCATGAGCCTTATACCGGATGACCAGCGGAATGCACAGGCGCGTACAATCGTCAAAGAAAAGGCGATATACTTTCTTAAGAAAGCTATCTCTTGCAGCCAAGAGGATCCTCGACTAAGGGTCCAGGCCAAAAGGCAAAGGTACACTCATCTCAGTCTTGCAGCATTACGCCTTGATTGTGTTTCAACTGCCACGCGAACCCAAGCGAAACCTATTCCATTAACTGACATAAAAGAAGCAGAAGAACACCTCAATTTCGTTCAGCATAATCTTGGTGACAGTATCCCCACAGGCACAAGAGTACTGCTCTTGAAAAAACGATCGGATCAGTTTTATCGCCAAGGGCGTCTGCAACTTGCAAAGGAGAAAGCTGAGGAGGCTCTTAATCTCGCCTCCTCTAATAAATTTAACACCGAAATAGACCCACTGCAAGGACGTATAACGTTTCTCGacgataaaattgaaaaaaacaagctAGTTGTTTCTACAGAACTCGAGCATTCAAGTAGCGAAACCTGTTGCAGTGAATAA
- the LOC131781774 gene encoding D-glutamate cyclase, mitochondrial isoform X2, whose amino-acid sequence MYWVSENGNVTKKVGNLTSYPLEDYVSFYLGCSFSFEDALMKAGIELQHVVKKRNVSMFKTNISCLPVGPFDCPMVVSMRPIPRELVEKTVIVTAAYDAVHGAPIHIGDPSVIGIDDIDKTNFGESSDVADMIPVFWACGVTSSVAVRSAKLPLSFSHQPGSMFICDTTLEEYFRVNKPEHGDEQPKLITLADQPFLASVCSETAFKKVEKLSKLLGHQSGFEGDVYDSDFLKISARLSHAPSVVIGILDEEIIPSSELATSDGLQGVITLVKALQAVKKKITIITEHNSQVIHDCVTANASQGISEKDVHIVTLEDSKNLKDSLFTGNVNHKLDTVIALQMTTEFSNSNSGSERTIQVGLVDKLFQEIYSFQNGIVSVKITTNRQETSPNGNCSSVYSHVMVANSVQTAALGLSAALYVLNSCPIHSRYLRHGIGKREVFQVGQFLVNNTEQEKTCHQILDWIKDI is encoded by the exons ATGTATTGGGTCTCTGAGAATGGAAATGTCACTAAGAAAGTGGGGAACCTAACCAGTTATCCTCTGGAGGACTATGTGTCCTTTTACCTTGGATGCAGCTTTTCCTTTGAAGATGCATTGATGAAAGCTGGCATTGAACTGCAGCATGTTGTAAAAAAGCGCAATGTATCAATGTTTAAAACCAACATTTCATGTTTGCCTGTTGGGCCATTTGACTGCCCTATGGTTGTTTCAATGCGACCAATTCCCAGAGAATTGGTTGAAAAAACAGTTATTGTCACAGCTGCCTATGATGCAGTGCATGGAGCCCCAATACATATCGGCGATCCATCAGTGATAGGAATCGATGATATTGATAAGACAAACTTTGGGGAATCTTCTGATGTTGCTGATATGATACCTGTGTTCTGGGCTTGTGGTGTAACGTCATCAGTTGCAGTAAGATCAGCAA AACTACCACTATCATTCAGTCATCAGCCTGGCTCAATGTTCATATGTGACACCACTTTGGAAGAATACTTTAGAGTTAATAAACCTGAACATGGCGATGAACAACCCAAACTTATCACTCTGGCAGATCAACCATTTTTAGCTTCTGTCTGCTCTGAAACTGCATTTAAAAAAGTGGAAAAGCTTAGTAAACTGTTGGGTCATCAGAGTGGTTTTGAAGGAGATGTCTATGATTCTGATTTCCTGAAGATTTCTGCCAGATTGTCCCATGCTCCATCTGTTGTTATAGGCATTCTTGATGAGGAAATAATACCTTCCTCTGAACTGGCAACTTCAGATGGTCTCCAAGGAGTTATCACTTTGGTCAAAGCACTTCAGGCAGTGAAAAAGAAGATCACCATTATCACAGAACACAATTCACAAGTGATTCATGACTGTGTCACAGCCAATGCTTCCCAAGGAATATCAGAAAAAGATGTCCACATTGTTACATTGGAGGACAGTAAGAACTTGAAGGACAGCCTTTTTACTGGGAATGTAAATCACAAACTGGATACAGTGATAGCTTTACAAATGACAACAGAGTTTAGCAATAGCAATAGTGGATCTGAAAGGACCATTCAAGTTGGTTTGGTGGACAAATTATTTCAGGAAA TTTATAGCTTTCAAAATGGAATTGTGTCAGTGAAAATCACCACCAACAGACAGGAGACATCACCAAATGGCAATTGCAGTTCAGTTTATAGCCATGTTATGGTTGCCAACTCCGTGCAGACAGCTGCATTAGGTCTTTCTGCTGCCTTATATGTCCTGAATAGCTGTCCAATTCACTCACGGTATCTACGGCATGGTATTGGCAAAAGAGAAGTCTTCCAAGTTGGGCAATTCCTTGTGAACAACACTGAACAA GAAAAAACATGCCACCAGATTCTTGACTGGATTAAAGACATCTGA
- the LOC131781775 gene encoding uncharacterized protein, translating into MSSNETQSTEQCSANETVEMLPMELERRRCEAGNDGNTMYSENSISFSDKATEPRNLNLRIENRSLVIVQQSLTKQQQPNWEHTFLKRETKHANGGEVQSDSAPKTKGSLLDQHKRPAELVACQLQTFGDTQQRSQTEWRDTFIASVDPPIPLIEKQGYLNGQECERILKKLEFLQDDGKFAEHERLVTACIQRFADGENPDMELALKIERGVASSYQKEFKNSKPDYRNRKPVKFSPLFEFLQRSEFLLQNHDSPEDWAELYYNYGSVWLKYMSIIPDDLRNAQARETARDKAKYYYEQAVSFCQRDKRPRVQIKKQTYCHLKLAALLLDCSSTAVRTQEKEVAPSDIKKAKEHLDFVQYRLGESVPTGTQVQLLKTRSDQFYRQRLYQLAKETAEEAFQLASSNRFNTELDTLQERIQFLDVKLEVAKEVAIVEIEDTHTESCYSGTE; encoded by the exons ATGAGTAGTAATGAGACGCAGTCTACAGAGCAGTGTTCAGCGAATGAAACCGTTGAAATGCTACCGATGGAACTGGAACGAAGAAGATGTGAGGCTGGTAACGATGGAAACACAATGTATTCTGAGAATTCAATCTCATTTTCTGACAAGGCCACAGAACCAAGAAATTTGAACTTAAGGATCGAAAATAGGAGTCTGGTCATAGTCCAACAATCACTCACCAAACAGCAGCAGCCTAACTGGGAGCACACTTTCCTTAAACGGGAAACAAAACATGCCAACGGGGGTGAAGTACAATCAGACTCTGCTCCAAAGACAAAGGGTAGCCTTCTAGACCAACACAAGCGACCAGCGGAGTTGGTAGCTTGCCAGCTTCAAACTTTTGGGGATACGCAACAACGTTCACAGACTGAGTGGCGTGATACTTTCATTGCCAGTGTTGACCCACCGATACCTTTGATCGAAAAACAAGGATATCTAAACGGACAAGAGTGCGAGAGAATCCTGAAAAAACTTGAGTTTCTGCAGGACGACGGAAAGTTTGCTGAACATGAGCGCCTTGTTACTGCCTGTATTCAACGTTTTGCAGATGGCGAAAATCCGGACATGGAGTTGGCCTTGAAAATAGAGCGAGGAGTGGCCTCTTCGTAccaaaaagaattcaaaaaCAGCAAAC CTGACTACAGAAATAGAAAGCCGGTGAAGTTTTCCCCTCTATTTGAATTTCTTCAACGAAGCGAGTTTCTTCTGCAAAATCACGATTCCCCAGAAGACTGGGCCGAGCTGTATTACAACTATGGATCCGTTTGGTTGAAGTATATGAGCATTATCCCTGATGACCTGAGAAATGCACAGGCGCGAGAGACGGCCCGggataaagcaaaatattattatGAGCAAGCTGTCTCTTTCTGCCAAAGGGATAAACGACCGAGAGttcagataaaaaaacaaacctaTTGTCATCTCAAGTTAGCAGCACTGCTGTTAGACTGCAGTTCAACTGCCGTGCGCACCCAAGAAAAAGAAGTTGCACCCAGTGATATCAAGAAAGCCAAAGAACACCTTGATTTTGTTCAGTATAGACTTGGTGAGAGTGTACCCACAGGAACACAGGTACAGCTCTTAAAAACTCGATCTGATCAATTCTATCGTCAGAGATTATACCAACTGGCCAAAGAAACGGCCGAGGAGGCTTTTCAGCTCGCTTCCTCGAATAGATTTAACACTGAATTAGACACTCTTCAAGAGAGGATCCAGTTTCTTGACGTAAAGCTCGAGGTTGCGAAAGAAGTTGCTATCGTGGAAATAGAAGATACCCATACTGAAAGCTGCTATAGCGGCACCGAGTAA
- the LOC136282137 gene encoding uncharacterized protein has product MGEMAPTLAEDFTKGRTYHGQTTYDGKGLSSKSPSNAPIIARAKFETVANTFNVKIANFSAILVGHSNTEQMSSSRDCERVGLQGENGSKEADSNDRSERLKGVTEKVECQRQLFNKGEVRSDSGPKEVDCTLKYQTAKGVVDCQLQPLSDTLEKEHTDSSGASIVRVELPMALIKIQGNFSRKQREGEQLLKALELFQDNGMFVQHKRLATEKIHYYEDRKNADMVLVLKIEQAATLSYENKSRSAKKMLISVTESDLNGQALYGNAISARAFFLLAAHMRREEKNRKLKLTELFEYLRRSEYLLQQYDSPVDWADLHYTYGCLWLDYLNLIPDSATIRDNARCSFEKALFFSKKDHRLRVRIRRERYAHIKLALILLDCCSTTAHIQQKTIPPSDIKQAEDHLDIVQFKLGDSIPKITWIELLKARSYQFYRQGSYNLAKETAEEALRLAFLHKFDILLNTLQEMIELFAMKLHSHLVFTEEVEFSSSEAAYSASGSDSG; this is encoded by the coding sequence ATGGGTGAAATGGCACCTACCCTCGCTGAAGATTTCACTAAAGGACGCACATACCACGGACAGACAACTTACGATGGGAAAGGCTTGTCATCAAAGTCTCCTTCTAATGCACCGATTatcgctcgagcaaagtttGAGACAGTCGCAAACACTTTCAACGTAAAAATCGCAAACTTTAGCGCCATTCTAGTGGGCCATTCAAACACAGAGCAAATGAGCAGCAGTCGAGACTGCGAAAGGGTCGGGCTTCAGGGAGAGAATGGATCAAAAGAAGCCGACTCGAACGATCGTAGTGAACGACTAAAAGGAGTGACAGAAAAAGTCGAATGCCAGCGACAGCTTTTCAACAAAGGGGAAGTTCGATCTGATAGCGGTCCAAAGGAAGTAGATTGCACTCTTAAATACCAGACAGCAAAAGGAGTCGTGGACTGCCAGCTTCAGCCGTTGAGCGACACTCTAGAAAAAGAACACACAGACTCGAGTGGAGCGAGTATTGTTCGTGTCGAACTACCGATGGCCTTAATCAAGATTCAAGGCAATTTTAGCAGAAAGCAACGCGAGGGCGAGCAACTCCTAAAAGCGCTCGAGCTTTTTCAAGACAACGGAATGTTTGTCCAACACAAGCGCCTTGCAACAGAGAAAATTCACTACTATGAAGATAGAAAAAATGCTGACATGGTTCTGGTCTTAAAGATAGAACAGGCAGCGACCCTATCGTACGAAAACAAATCCAGATCAGCGAAGAAAATGCTTATCTCAGTCACGGAATCTGACCTGAATGGTCAAGCTTTATACGGAAATGCCATATCGGCAAGAGCCTTCTTTCTACTTGCAGCTCACATGAggagagaagaaaagaacagaaaattaaaattaaccgAGCTGTTTGAATATCTTCGACGCAGCGAATATCTCTTGCAGCAATACGACTCTCCAGTAGACTGGGCTGACCTCCACTACACCTATGGCTGTTTATGGTTGGATTACTTGAACCTGATACCGGATTCTGCCACCATACGGGATAACGCGAGATGCTCTTTTGAGAAAGCTCTCTTTTTCAGTAAAAAAGACCATCGATTAAGAGTTCGGATTAGAAGGGAAAGATACGCTCACATCAAACTTGCATTAATTCTCCTTGATTGTTGTTCAACTACCGCACACATTCAACAGAAAACCATTCCACCCAGTGACATCAAACAAGCTGAAGATCACCTGGATATTGTTCAGTTCAAACTCGGTGACTCAATCCCCAAGATTACGTGGATAGAGCTCTTAAAAGCCCGATCATATCAGTTTTATCGTCAGGGATCATACAACCTGGCCAAAGAAACAGCCGAAGAGGCTCTCAGACTCGCCTTCCTCCACAAATTTGACATCCTGTTAAACACTCTACAAGAGATGATTGAGTTGTTTGCGATGAAACTTCATTCTCACCTAGTTTTCACTGAAGAAGTCGAATTTTCAAGCAGCGAAGCCGCTTACAGTGCCAGTGGGTCAGATTCAGGATAA
- the LOC131781774 gene encoding uncharacterized protein isoform X1, with protein sequence MPALEESGNVASWPASKARHQFRTNPEYEGKSTSGFCMRHVQTNLAILPASLADEFEQFCNLNKAPCPLLYKSKPGELSAGNLAQDSDVRTDLPMYWVSENGNVTKKVGNLTSYPLEDYVSFYLGCSFSFEDALMKAGIELQHVVKKRNVSMFKTNISCLPVGPFDCPMVVSMRPIPRELVEKTVIVTAAYDAVHGAPIHIGDPSVIGIDDIDKTNFGESSDVADMIPVFWACGVTSSVAVRSAKLPLSFSHQPGSMFICDTTLEEYFRVNKPEHGDEQPKLITLADQPFLASVCSETAFKKVEKLSKLLGHQSGFEGDVYDSDFLKISARLSHAPSVVIGILDEEIIPSSELATSDGLQGVITLVKALQAVKKKITIITEHNSQVIHDCVTANASQGISEKDVHIVTLEDSKNLKDSLFTGNVNHKLDTVIALQMTTEFSNSNSGSERTIQVGLVDKLFQEIYSFQNGIVSVKITTNRQETSPNGNCSSVYSHVMVANSVQTAALGLSAALYVLNSCPIHSRYLRHGIGKREVFQVGQFLVNNTEQEKTCHQILDWIKDI encoded by the exons ATGCCCGCTTTGGAAGAGAGTGGGAACGTAGCTTCTTGGCCAGCATCAAAAGCTAGGCATCAATTTCGTACAAATCCAGAGTATGAGGGGAAATCAACGTCGGGATTTTGTATGCGACATGTTCAGACAAATCTGGCGATCCTTCCAGCTTCACTGGCCGATGAATTTGAACAGTTCTGCAATTTAAACAAAGCTCCATGTCCATTATTGTACAAAAGCAAACCTGGTGAACTATCTGCAGGAAATCTCGCCCAGGATTCTGATGTAAG AACTGATCTTCCAATGTATTGGGTCTCTGAGAATGGAAATGTCACTAAGAAAGTGGGGAACCTAACCAGTTATCCTCTGGAGGACTATGTGTCCTTTTACCTTGGATGCAGCTTTTCCTTTGAAGATGCATTGATGAAAGCTGGCATTGAACTGCAGCATGTTGTAAAAAAGCGCAATGTATCAATGTTTAAAACCAACATTTCATGTTTGCCTGTTGGGCCATTTGACTGCCCTATGGTTGTTTCAATGCGACCAATTCCCAGAGAATTGGTTGAAAAAACAGTTATTGTCACAGCTGCCTATGATGCAGTGCATGGAGCCCCAATACATATCGGCGATCCATCAGTGATAGGAATCGATGATATTGATAAGACAAACTTTGGGGAATCTTCTGATGTTGCTGATATGATACCTGTGTTCTGGGCTTGTGGTGTAACGTCATCAGTTGCAGTAAGATCAGCAA AACTACCACTATCATTCAGTCATCAGCCTGGCTCAATGTTCATATGTGACACCACTTTGGAAGAATACTTTAGAGTTAATAAACCTGAACATGGCGATGAACAACCCAAACTTATCACTCTGGCAGATCAACCATTTTTAGCTTCTGTCTGCTCTGAAACTGCATTTAAAAAAGTGGAAAAGCTTAGTAAACTGTTGGGTCATCAGAGTGGTTTTGAAGGAGATGTCTATGATTCTGATTTCCTGAAGATTTCTGCCAGATTGTCCCATGCTCCATCTGTTGTTATAGGCATTCTTGATGAGGAAATAATACCTTCCTCTGAACTGGCAACTTCAGATGGTCTCCAAGGAGTTATCACTTTGGTCAAAGCACTTCAGGCAGTGAAAAAGAAGATCACCATTATCACAGAACACAATTCACAAGTGATTCATGACTGTGTCACAGCCAATGCTTCCCAAGGAATATCAGAAAAAGATGTCCACATTGTTACATTGGAGGACAGTAAGAACTTGAAGGACAGCCTTTTTACTGGGAATGTAAATCACAAACTGGATACAGTGATAGCTTTACAAATGACAACAGAGTTTAGCAATAGCAATAGTGGATCTGAAAGGACCATTCAAGTTGGTTTGGTGGACAAATTATTTCAGGAAA TTTATAGCTTTCAAAATGGAATTGTGTCAGTGAAAATCACCACCAACAGACAGGAGACATCACCAAATGGCAATTGCAGTTCAGTTTATAGCCATGTTATGGTTGCCAACTCCGTGCAGACAGCTGCATTAGGTCTTTCTGCTGCCTTATATGTCCTGAATAGCTGTCCAATTCACTCACGGTATCTACGGCATGGTATTGGCAAAAGAGAAGTCTTCCAAGTTGGGCAATTCCTTGTGAACAACACTGAACAA GAAAAAACATGCCACCAGATTCTTGACTGGATTAAAGACATCTGA
- the LOC131781773 gene encoding D-glutamate cyclase, mitochondrial: MASRIMAVKGLNTAASFRGRLYVNVIVVPSTNADQFEKFCKLNKSCCPLLQRSAPGDTTTKPLVRDSDIRTLLPFYHVLKNGHEVERVTNLTQFPWNDMVAFYIASISHHIEEELIATGILDASEENMKTVPHYKTNIMCKEAGAFGSPLVVCMFPIPKRLLERTVAVTSRLETLIGTVVHIGDPSVIGIKDITKPYLGNAFDVDMDAVVPVFWPSSLTAHAAVKRAGLPLTFTDNMEQLIASDTTVAEFIMKHPPVHVDTKPQVVTLKDKPFTASLVSESAVLSLRGLEKEIQDDIGERGIAKLHIADELLRAALVLSHSSFVGIHFGFPCNTNDEFPDETDGPLGAIALGKALKALGKEVTFIASYYHVKLVQVLVETFLRNKACVVEFTPQRTHGSGGVRAAAQTLLFHNPTNQMSPKFDVLVAIEAVGRTEEGRYMTMKARDLSEICKVSPVDEVFIQAKKSGKIATIGIGDGGNEIGMGKVHQMVVDGIKNGQHIATTVATDHLITSGVSNWGGSALVAALAILSQCPVHSPYVRRGILPDTPVLTKEVLNMVEMEEDILKCIVGLGVCDGILQKREMSVDGQPFHPVHKEKLQRLLTIATLPIGITEQDAAIR; this comes from the exons aTGGCGAGTAGAATAATGGCAGTAAAAGGCCTGAATACAGCCGCATCATTTCGAGGGCGATTATATGTCAATGTGATCGTGGTTCCATCGACAAACGCCGATCAATTCGAGAAGTTTTGTAAGTTAAACAAATCTTGTTGTCCTCTGCTTCAGCGCAGTGCACCTGGAGATACCACAACGAAGCCTCTAGTACGTGATTCAGACATCAG AACATTGCTACCTTTCTACCATGTCCTGAAAAACGGCCATGAAGTCGAACGTGTTACCAATCTGACGCAATTTCCTTGGAACGACATGGTGGCATTTTACATCGCCTCGATAAGCCATCACATTGAGGAAGAACTCATTGCAACTGGAATTCTTGATGCAAGcgaagaaaatatgaaaaccgTCCCTCATTATAAAACTAACATCATGTGTAAAGAGGCTGGAGCATTCGGCAGTCCACTGGTGGTTTGCATGTTTCCGATTCCTAAACGACTTTTGGAAAGGACTGTAGCAGTTACCTCACGTTTGGAGACTCTAATTGGAACAGTGGTACATATAGGTGATCCTTCCGTGATTGGGATAAAGGATATTACCAAACCATACCTCGGCAATGCATTTGACGTGGATATGGACGCCGTTGTTCCAGTATTCTGGCCTTCCAGCTTAACGGCTCATGCGGCTGTCAAACGCGCTG GCTTACCGCTGACCTTTACTGACAATATGGAGCAGTTGATCGCAAGTGATACAACCGTAGCAGAATTCATCATGAAACATCCGCCTGTTCATGTAGATACCAAGCCACAAGTAGTAACATTAAAAGACAAACCTTTCACTGCTTCTTTGGTTTCTGAAAGCGCAGTCCTCAGTCTCCGTGGTCTCGAAAAGGAGATTCAAGACGACATCGGAGAAAGGGGCATCGCTAAACTTCACATTGCTGACGAGCTTCTGCGGGCTGCACTCGTTTTGTCACACTCGTCATTTGTAGGAATACATTTCGGTTTCCCTTGCAATACCAATGATGAGTTTCCAGATGAAACGGACGGTCCCCTTGGGGCAATTGCACTTGGTAAAGCTCTCAAAGCCCTTGGAAAGGAGGTGACATTTATTGCAAGTTACTATCACGTCAAATTAGTGCAGGTACTTGTCGAAacatttttgagaaacaaagcTTGTGTTGTGGAGTTCACGCCACAACGGACACATGGCTCTGGCGGGGTCAGAGCAGCTGCTCAAACGTTGCTGTTTCACAATCCAACTAATCAAATGAGTCCAAAGTTTGACGTTTTAGTTGCCATAGAAGCGGTTGGTAGGACAGAAGAGGGCCGTTACATGACCATGAAAGCAAGGGACTTGTCCGAGATTTGTAAAGTCAGTCCAGTGGACGAAGTTTTCATTCAAG CTAAAAAGTCAGGAAAAATTGCCACAATCGGAATCGGTGATGGTGGTAATGAGATCGGAATGGGAAAGGTCCACCAAATGGTCGTCGATGGCATTAAAAATGGACAACACATCGCTACTACGGTTGCCACTGATCATTTGATCACCTCGGGTGTTTCCAATTGGGGCGGATCGGCGTTAGTGGCAGCTCTGGCCATCTTAAGTCAGTGCCCGGTGCACTCACCGTACGTCAGACGAGGAATTTTGCCTGATACACCTGTTCTTACCAAAGAAGTCTTGAACATGGTGGAAATG gaagAAGACATTCTGAAGTGTATCGTTGGGCTCGGGGTATGCGACGGTATATTACAAAAGAGAGAGATGTCTGTGGATGGTCAACCATTTCATCCCgtccacaaagaaaaattgcaaagacTGTTGACTATAGCCACTTTGCCAATAGGGATTACCGAGCAAGACGCGGCCATACGATGA